In Deinococcus irradiatisoli, the genomic stretch CCGACGCAGGCAAATGCTCTATACTGCGCCGCGCAGGTTTTCGGCCCGGCCACCTGCCGCCGCACATACGCGCACTCGTAGCTCAGTTGGATAGAGCGGCCCCCTCCTAAGGGGCAGGCCACTGGTTCGACTCCAGTCGGGTGCACCACCTCCAGCACGAGAAGAACCCCTGCCCTCAGGTGGGGGTTTCGTGCTGTCGGTGTCGGAGCGGCGCCATGAGGTCCAAGCGTAAGAATGCCTCAATGGATTTCCACCCAAGGCCCCTGGCCGCGGCGCAAGCTGAGGCATGAGCGACGACACCCTGAAAGACACCACCCCGCTGGCCGGTATTTCAGACGACACGGAAACGTCCTCCGAGAGCGACGGCCTGCGTTCCGGCCCTAGTCTCAGCCCGGTGCCGGACCTCTACCCGGAAGCCAACCGCCAACGCCAGGAAGGTGACGACGCCGGCCGCCCTGGTCTGCTCGGCGACGACCTGACCCGGCGGCGCAACCCCGACGCCGAGGGCGACACCAGCGAGAGCTCGGAAGCCTGAGCCGGCGCGGCGACGCTCTGTTGCCAGCTTGAAGCCGCCCGTCGAGCAAGGGCCGCTTCAAGCTGGCGCTCCTTTCTGTCTTATAGTTTTAGAGGAGGAGCGGGGGAGTCAACGGTGACGAAGGAGGCCCGGCTGGCTACATGGGCTTATTCGTTGAGCTGAGGCCTTCAGGCTCCGCTGGAGGGTGGGTCTATGACCGTGTCTGCGACGCCGGCTTTGGTGGTGCCCCCGCGCAAGCTTTTCCTGAGCCTGCAACTGCGCCTGATGCTGGCGCTGAGCCTTTCGTTTCTGGTGTTGTTCGTGGTGCTGTTCGCCGTATTGCTCAAGGTGCTCGAGGGGCAGCAGCTCTCGCAGGCACAAAGCGATCTGCGGCATGTGCTTCAAAAGGCTGTGTCTCAGGCAAATGGTGACGACCTGGCCGGGCTGTACGGTCTGGGCAACGAACTGGTGTCCGAGTACTGGAAAGATCCGAGCTATCTCAAGAGTTTCGCTGGCCTGCGCGACATCAGCGATACTGATCCGCGCGCTTTTCCGTTTGCCTACGTGCAGCAAGACGGTCAGTTCAAACTGGTCGCGAGTGCTGCTGGGCACGCAGCAGCGCTGCCGGACGCCCCGGCGACGGCCCTGGCTGCTGGCCTGAACCCGGCCACCGAGGGAGCTTTCGTGACGCCGAGCCCTCTCAATCAGGATGGTTATTTCCTGATCGGAACCCTGCCGATCAAGAATGCCGCCGGAGAAGTCATCTGCGCCATGGGCATGCGCTTTGCCATCGATTACGTCTACAACGCCTACTTGCAGGTCAGGGCGCATGCGCTTCAGGTGATGGTGGGGCTCTATCTGGCATTGCTGGTCTTGTTTTCCTGGATTTCCAGGCATTTTTCGCGGCCCGTCGCAGTGCTGGCAAGTGAGGTGCAGGCCATTCGCGAAGGCGAGTATCAGCGAAATTTCGCCCACCTGCGCCGGGGCCCGTTCAGCGACGAAGTCGGCACGCTCACCGAAGTGTTCGAGGACCTGCTGGCGCGGGTCTCGCGGCGCGAACAGACGCTGGTGCGCGAAGTCCAGGCCCTGAAAATCGAAATCGATCAGAACAAGCGGGAGCGGCAGGTGGCCGAGGTGGTGGAGACCGAGGGGTTTGTCCGGCTGCGGGAAAAAGCCCGGGCCATGCGCGAACGCCGGAACAATCCCGTCTGACTTTCTCTATACGCCGGCGGCAACAAGCGGGGCAGAGAAATGGCCTTTTTTCGGGTGGCCCCTCCCCCTTTGACTTCACCAAAGCACAACGGCTTTTCATCTGATTCGTGGGGGAAGTCCGGCGCATTCACGATAATGAGCTGATGTCGTTCGCCCACGACCCCACCCAGGAACAAGCGGACCTGTTGCTTGCGCTGACGGGCGCAGCGTCCAAGCAGGAAGTGCTCCATCAATTGCTGTTGCGGATCAGCGGTCTCAAGAGCGTGACGTTGTGGTGGCAAGACGAGGGCATGATGCTGCCCCACTGCGGCGTCGGCGTGCCGCTCGAGGAAGATCCGCCCACGCCCTTGCCGTACGAACCGCGCTACCTGCTGGGCCTGACTTCCGGCGTCACCTTGCCGGAGACGGTGCAGGCGGTGCTGGCCCTCAAGCTGCTGCACCTCGACGTTCAGGACATCAACCTGACCCTCAACCGCCAGCTCTCGGCACTGACCAAAGCCGCCACCACCGACGCCCTCACCGGTCTGCCCAACCGCCGCGCCTTTGACGCCGACCTCGACGCCCTCGATTTGACCGACAGCCGCTTTGCCGTGGCGTTCATCGACCTCGACGGCTTCAAAGCGATCAACGATCAGTTCGGGCACGCCCTGGGCGACTCGCTGCTGCGCGGCTACGGCGTGTGGCTTTCGCGCGTCACCAAGGGGCTGGGGCAGGTGTACCGCATGGGCGGCGACGAGTATCTGGTGCTGATCACCAACTTTCCTGGCCAGCCCGAGGAATTCGCGGCCTGGGCGCACGAGCGCCTGCAAATTCCCTTTGTCGACGGCGTCACGGCCAGCATCGGCATCGCCTGGCGGCACGAGAGCCCGGCGGTGAGCGACGTGGTACGCCTGGCCGACCAGCGGATGTACCAGGCCAAGGCCGAGCGGCCCCTGCCGCCGGCCAACGCTTCTTAGGCTTTGGGTGAGGGCGAGCCGGCTGCCAGGGCCGCCGCATCGTCCTGAGCCTCGTCTGGGGCCGGGTGAAGCGGCGCCAGCGGCAGGGTAAAGATCACGCAGGTGCCGGCGCCTTCCTGGGATTCCAGGTGAATCGTGCCGCCCTGGCGCTCCACGATCTTGCGGCACACCGCCAGCCCGATGCCGTTGCCCGGGGTCAGGGCATGCGAGCGCTGAAACATTTGAAACACCTTCTCGGTGTACGGCCCGGCGATGCCCACACCGTTGTCCTGCAACCGGAATTCGGCCCATTCGCCGAGTTCGCGGACGCTCAGGCTGACCTCCAGGGGGCGCTCGGCACGAAACTTGAGGCTGTTGCCCAGCAGATTGTTCAGCAACTGGCGCATCTGGGCGGCGTGGCCCAGCACCGGCGGGGTCGGCGCGCAGCGCACCTGCGCGTCGTGCGGCCAGGGCAGCGTCGGCACGATGTCTTCCCACAGCGCCTGCATGTCCACCTGCTCCTCGCCGGGCTGGGCCGAGATGCTGGCAAAGGCCAGCACGTCGCGCACCAGCTGCCGCGCGCGCGAGGCCTGCTGGGCGATGTGCCTCAGATAGGTCTGGCCGCGCTCGTCGAAGTGATCGCCGTAGCGGTGCTGCAACAGGTCGTTGTACATTCCCAGAATCCGCAGCGGTTCTTGCAGGTCGTGTGAGGCCACATAGGTGAACTGGGCCAGTTCGAGGTTGCGCTCTTCGAGTTCGGCCTGGATGCGCTCGAGTTCGCGGTTGCGCTCCTGAAGCTGCTGTTCGCGTTCGCTCAGCGCCTGGGTACGCTCCAGCACCCGCTCCTCGAGGTGGCGGTTGAGTTCGCGCACCTCCAGCTCGGCGTGCTTGCGCCGGGTGATGTCCTGGTGGGCCACCACCGCGAAGGATTCGCCGTCTTGCTCGAAGCCGCTCACCCGCGCCAGAAAGTAATGCACGCCGCTGGGCAGGGCGCAGGGGTATTCCACTTCCGTCAGGTGGTCGGGGTTGGCCAGCGTGTCGCGGATGCCCGCCGCGATGGTGTAGGCCACCGCCTGGTCGTCGCCGGTGGTCTGGTCGCAGATTCGCAGGTAATTTTGGCCCACCCCGCTGTCGCCGTCGTAGCGCCGGGCAAAGTTGGTCCAGGCGCGGTTGACCGCCAGAATCTCGCCCTCGGCATTCAGGATGGCGATGTTGGCATTCAGGGCGTCATAGGCGGCCACCGCGAACCGGGGCGAAGTGGACGAACGCTGCACGCCCGAAATTGTAGCGTTCTTTAGGTTGCTGACACGGCAGCCTGTGACACGGTACACTTCCGCTCGTTTATGACTGCTTCGTCCTCTGCTCCTTTTGCTTTGTTGCTGGTCGAGGATGAACCGGCAGACGCTCAGATTTTTACCGAACTGCTCAGCGACCTGGCCGAACAGATCGAGGTGCACCACGTCCAGCACGGCCAGGAAGCGCTCGATTTTCTCAACCGCGCCGCGCCCTACCAGAACGCGCCCCGGCCCGAACTGATCGTGCTGGACCTCAACATGCCGGTGATGGGCGGCCACGAGTTTCTGCGCCGCGCCAAGGCCGACGAGGTGCTGCGCTCGATTCCGGTGATGGTGCTCAGCACCTCCGAGCATCCCCGCGACATTCAGGGCGCCTACCACAACTACGCCAACGGCTACCTGGTCAAGCCCGGCAACATCACCGAGTATCAGGAACTGCTGGAAAAAGTCACCGCCTACTGGAAAGGCGCGGTGCGGCTGCCGCTGATCCAGGACCTGAGCCTGTAGGCCTAGAACTCGCTGAGGTAGTCGTCCAGAAACAGCGCCGAGGAAAGCGGCAGGGCGCCGGCGGCGGTGGCGGCGTCGGCCCGGTTGCCCAGCAGTTGCAGGATGGCCGCCCCGGTCTGGGCGTAGCGCGACACGTCGGCCTGAAACTGTTTCGGGTCATAGAACGTGCTGGCGGCAGCGTCCTTGGGCTTCCAGGCTTTGAGGGCCTTGATGCGCGCGTCGAAGGCCTGCCGCGAGGCCGTCAGGCTGGCCTGAAAGCGCGGGCCGGTCTGGCCGCCGAGGGGACTTGACGCCAGCGCCGCCAGACTGCCCAGCGTCCGTTCGATGTCGGGGTAGCTGCGCGGCACGGCGTGCGAGTGCATGGTGCCGCCGCCGGCCATGGCGTAGGCGAGGCCGCCTTCCAGCGAGCGCAGCTGCCGGTAAAGCTCCCTGAGCTTGCCGATGCGGGCAGCCAGATTGGGCGACCCGGCCAGCTCGCCGCTGAGCTGGCCCGACAGGCACGCCGCGTAGGCCAGGCTGCCCTGGTCGAGGTCGGCCTCGCTGGTGTGGTCCAGGCTCAGGCTCAGATAGGTGTCCAGGTCGAGGCGGCTGACCAGGGCGCACGGCAGCGGCGCGGCGTGGGCCGCGCCCGGCAGGCCCAGCCCCAGCAACAGCGCCAGCGGGAAGAAACGGGGCGTCATACTGAAAATTGTCGCACACCCTATCCCTCGGCGCGGGGCTGGCGCTGCATCAGGTTTCTCAAGGCGTCCTGCGGCGAGAGGCGGCCTTCCGAGACGGCGGCCACCGCCTGCACGATCGGCAGATCGAAGTCGTGCTGCTCGGCCCATTCGGCCAGAAAGCGGGCGGTCCGCAGGCCCTCGACGACCTGACCGCCGCGCTCCGGCGCCTGCCCGCGCGCGATGGCTTCCCCCGCGGCGCGGTTGCGCGAGTGGCGGCTGGTGGCGGTGGCGACCAGATCGCCCAGGCCGCTGAGGCCGTAGACCGTGTCTGCCTGGGCGCCCTGCGCCCCGAGGTAACGGGCCATCTCGCGCAGGCCACGGGTGATCACGCTGGCGCGGGCGTTGTCGCCCAGGGCGAGGCCGTCGCCCAGCCCTGCCGCCACCGCCACCACGTTCTTGAGTACCCCGCCGAGTTCGACGCCCGCCACGTCGCGGCTGGTGTAGACACGCAGGCTGGGCGTCATCAGCGCCTGCTGCACCCGGTGGGCAAAGCCCTCGTCGCGGCTGGCGATGACGGTGGCCGCCGGCAGGCCCAGGCCGACCTCCTCGGCGTGGTTGGGGCCGCTGAGCACCGCCACCTGACGAAAGCCCCGCTCGGCGGCCAGTTCGCTCAGGCGCTGCCCGCCGGGAGCCAGCCCCTTGGCGCACAGCACCAGCCCCAGCGAGGTGGGCAGCGCCGAGAGCAGGTCGGCCATGCCCACGCTCGGCACCACCGCGAAGGCGAAGTCGGCTTCGGCAACGGCGGCGGCGAGGTCGCTGGTCACATTCACTTGGGAGGGCAGGGCCACTCCCGGTAGGTAGGCGGCGTTCAGGCGGATGCGGCGCAGTTCGTCGGCCAGCGCTTCACGGCGCGCCCACAAGGTCACGGCCGGGTGGGTCTGGGCCAGGGTCACGGCCAGCGCGCTGCCCCAGCCGCCGGCGCCCAGCACCACCGGGCCACCTTCGCGGGGGCGGCTCATGCCGGCGCGCGGCGCGCGAAGACCCACACGCGGGGCGTGCTGGCCTCGGGCGGCGCGTAGTCGGGGTACTCGACGATCTCCCAGCGCTCGAAACCTGCTGCCTCTAGCGCGGCGGCGAGGTCGGCCGGGTCGTAGCCGCGTTCGAAGTGCGTTTCCACGAATTCGTCTCCGGCATCCTCGCCGCCGATGATCCGGCAAAACGCCTGCACCGCGCCCAGGTCCTGCTCGGCGTCGTAGCGGTGCGACCAGTGGTAATGCACCTGCGCGCCGCCGGGAAGGTCTTCCAGGCCCTCGATGCTGTCACCTTCCCACAGCTCGCGCACGCCCAGGCGGGTGTTCACGTCGAAGGCCAGCAGGCCGCCGGGTGAGAGGTGCGCGTGCATCCGGCGTAACGCCCGCAGCAGGTCGCCCTCGGCGGTGAGGTTGTTGAGGCTATCGAAGACGCAGGTGATCAGCTCGAAGGTGCGCCCCAGCTCGAAGGTTCTCAGGTCGCCCTGCACCCACTCGATCTCCGCCGAGCGTTCGGCGGCCACCCGCAGCATCTCGGCGCTGGCGTCCAGGCCGGTCACGTGCAGGCCCTGGGCGCGCAGGTGCCGGGTCAGGTTGCCGGTGCCGCAGGCCAGGTCCAGGGCGCTGCGCGGGCTGAGCTGGGCGTCGGCGGCGTAGCTGAGAATGAACTCGGCCCAGGCGTCGTACTCGATATCGGCCATGATGGCGTCGTAAACGCGGGCCAGGGCCGTGAACGGAGCGTGTTGCACTCGTGAATGATAGCGGCTGCGGCGCTTTTCCCCGACGCGCCCACCTTCCCGGCTCCTCATCTGCGCTCCGCTAGCATGGAGCGATGAAGGCTCTTGTCCTGCTGTCTACCGCCGTCCTCGCCGCTTCCGCGCAGGCCCAGAAAACGGCGCCCGCTTCCGCCAAGGACCCCAGTGCGGCGCCGCTCGTGAAGATCAAGAGCGGCGCGCTGCCGTTTGCGGTGAGCTTGCCGCAGGGCTGGGTGGGCATCAACCTCAAAGACGGTCTGGGCGGCGTGACCATCGCCAGCCAGGCCCAGCCGCCGGCGGCGCTGATCCGCCTGCTGTTCATTCCCAAAAACGGCAAGGTCATCGACCTGAAAAACGAATTCAAGAGCTTCGAGGCGGCGGTCAAGGAAAGCGGCTCGACCATGACCCTGCAAAGCGAGAAGGCGGCCAATTACGGCGGCGTCTCAGGCCTGATGCGCCAGTACAGCATCAAGAACAAGACCGGCACGCTGGCGATGCGGGTGTGGTTCGGTAACGGCGCCAAGAACTTCTACAGCTTTCAGCTGACGGTGCCCAGCGACATGTTCGCCAAGATGAATCCGCTCTTCGACAAGGTGCTGGCGACGGTGGACTTCTAGTTCCCGCTGGCCGGGTGGCGCCTGGGTCACGGCCCCGGCGATACTGCGGACATATGCGCCACGACCTGACCCTGTCCGACGGCTTCTACGCCCTGCGTCCCCTGCGGGAAGACGACATTGCGCCGCTGCAGCGCCTCGCCGCCGACCACCCTGCCGAGTACGCCCAGATGGGCACCCTGCCCACCACCCTGGACTACTACACGGGGGCGCTCGAAGCCGCCGACCAGCAGGCGTTCGTGTGCTGGGCCGGCCCGGACCTCGCCGGCTGCACCCGCTACATGGAAATGCGCCCCTCGCACCGCCGTCTCGAAATAGGCAGTACCTGGCTGGCCCCCCGGTTCATGCGGACCGCCGCCAACCGGGCCTACAAGCGCTTGCTGCTGACCCACGCCTTCGAGGAGCTGGGGCTGCAACGGGTGGAGATCAAGACCGACATCGTCAACGTCCGCTCGCAGACGGCGATCCTGGGCCTGGGAGCGGTGAAGGAAGGGGTACTGCGTAAGCACATGCTGCGGCCCGACGGCAGCAGCCGCGACACGGTGATGTTCAGCATCACCGACGACGAGTGGCCGGCGGTGAAGGCCCGGCTCGGGCCGCGCTAGCCCGCTGCTCAAGAAAGTCCCAAGTCGCGGCTTTGTCTTGATCAGGACGTTTCCCCCGCCCGCCGGGGCGTAGCATGGCGGCATGATCAAGACCCGTGATGCTCACCTCGCGCCGGTGATCGCCAAAGTGGAAGCCGGCGAGCGCCTGACGTTTGCCGAAGGGCTGCGGCTGTTCGAAACGCCCGATGTCAACGCCCTGATGCGTCTGGCGAATCTGGTGCGCGAGAGAAAGCACGGCGACAAGACCTACTTCGTGCACTCGATGCGCCTGGAATTCACCAACATCTGCTATGTCGGCTGCACCTTCTGCGCCTTCGCTGCCCACAAGGGCGAGGAGCGGGCCTGGGACTACGACGCCGACGCGGTGGTCGAGCAGGTGCGCGCCAAGTACGAACCCGGCCTCACCGAGCTGCACATGTCCAGCGGCCACCATCCCAACCGACCCTGGAGCTACTACCCGGAAATGGTCGGCAAGCTCAAGGCGGCCTTTCCGGAGTTGCAGGTCAAGGCCTTTACCGCCGCCGAGATCGAGCACCTTTCCAAGATTTCCAAGAAACCCACCCTGGAAGTGCTGCGCGAGTTGCAGGCGGCGGGCCTGAGCGCCATGCCGGGCGGCGGGGCCGAGATCTTCGCCGACCGGGTGCGCAAGCAGGTCGCCAGGAACAAGGTCAAGGCCGAGAAGTGGATTCAGATTCACCGCGAGGCGCATTCGCTGGGCATGCGCACCAACGCCACCATGCTCTACGGCCACATCGAAACGCTCGAGGAGCGCCTCGACCACATGGACCGCCTGCGCACCCTGCAAGACGAGACCGGCGGCTTTCACGCCTTCATTCCGCTGGCGTTCCAGCCGATGGGCAATTCGCTGGCGCAGAACCTCGGCAAGACCGATTACACCACCGGCCTCGACGACCTTCGTAACCTGGCGGTGTCGCGCATCTACCTCGACAACTTCCCGCACATCAAGGGGTACTGGGTGATGATCGGCTCGGAACTCACCCAGGTGAGCCTCGACTGGGGCGTCTCGGACGTGGACGGCACCATCGTGGACGAGCATATCGCCCACGCCGCCGGAGCCACCAGTCCGCTGGGCCTGAGCAAGGAGCGCATGATCGGCATGATCCAGCGCGCCGGGCGGCTGCCGGTGCTGCGCGACGCCTATTACAACGAGCTGGAAGTGTACCCGGCCCAGGTGGAGGCGGCGGATTGATGGTGGACCCGGCCCCGGACTGGCCTGACGACGCCGGCTTCGAACTTCAGGGCCTCGAGGCGCTCTACGCCCTCGACGCCGTGCTGAAACTCGACGAAGCCTGGAACGCCGCTTATCAGGCGCGCGATCCCGAGGCGCTGGCGCCGCTGCTGGCCGACGACTGGAGCGGTTTTTTCCCCGACGGCCTGATGGTGGGGAAAGCCGAGCTGCTGGCCGGGATGCTCACCAATCCCCCGGCGCAACTGGCCTTCGAGCGTCAGGCGGCCCAGCTTTACGGCGACACCGCCATCACGCGCGGCGGGCTCTCGGCCGACGGGGTGGCGGTGCAGGGGTTCCTGCGGGTGTACGCCCGCCGGGGAGGCCGCTGGCAGGCGGTCGCGGTGCAGGTGGTGCCGTGAGCTACCGCGCCGGCTGGATTCACTACACCAACGTGGCCCCGATTCTCGACGATCTGGTGCTGCCGCCGAGGGTCAGCGCCGTGACCGGCGTGCCGACCCAGATGAACGCCGCCCTGCTCTCGGGCGAGGTGGACATCGCCAACATCAGCGCGGTGGAATTCATCCGCAACGCGGCCACGCTCGCGGCGCTGCCGGATTTCAGCGTCTCGGTGCTGGGGCCGGTGTACAGCGTCAATCTGTTTCACCGGGTGCCGTGGCCGGACCTCAAGCGGGTGGCCCTGACCGCCCAGAGCGCCACCAGCGTGGCCCTGCTGGAAGTGCTGCTGCGCGGCAGCGGCGTGCCGGCGGTGCTGGAGCGGGCCGAGGGCACCGCCCAGGACCTGCTCGCCGCCGGCTACGACGGGGTGCTTCGGATTGGCGACAGCGCCCTGCGCGAGTGGTACGGCGTGGTCGGCCCGCTGACCGAGGCCACCACCATGACCGCCCTGCCGCACACGCGGGGCGGCGTGATGGTCACCGATCTGGCCGAGAAGTGGTTCGAGCTCACCGGCCACCCCTTCGTCTTCGCGGTGTGGGCCTACCGCAAAGACGCCCCGCCGCCAGCCGACCTGGTGCAGGCCATGCGCGTTTCGCGTCGGCGCGGCATCGGCGCGCTGGCCCAAGTGGCCGAGCGCCACGCCGAGAAGCTGGGGCTGCCGGCCCGCGTCGTGCAGCACTACCTCTGGAATTTCCGCTACCACCTCGAAGCGCCGGACCGCCTGGGCCTGCGCGAATTCGCGGCCAAGGCGGTGCCGGATCACGCTCCGC encodes the following:
- a CDS encoding HAMP domain-containing protein, which encodes MTVSATPALVVPPRKLFLSLQLRLMLALSLSFLVLFVVLFAVLLKVLEGQQLSQAQSDLRHVLQKAVSQANGDDLAGLYGLGNELVSEYWKDPSYLKSFAGLRDISDTDPRAFPFAYVQQDGQFKLVASAAGHAAALPDAPATALAAGLNPATEGAFVTPSPLNQDGYFLIGTLPIKNAAGEVICAMGMRFAIDYVYNAYLQVRAHALQVMVGLYLALLVLFSWISRHFSRPVAVLASEVQAIREGEYQRNFAHLRRGPFSDEVGTLTEVFEDLLARVSRREQTLVREVQALKIEIDQNKRERQVAEVVETEGFVRLREKARAMRERRNNPV
- a CDS encoding GGDEF domain-containing protein; translation: MSFAHDPTQEQADLLLALTGAASKQEVLHQLLLRISGLKSVTLWWQDEGMMLPHCGVGVPLEEDPPTPLPYEPRYLLGLTSGVTLPETVQAVLALKLLHLDVQDINLTLNRQLSALTKAATTDALTGLPNRRAFDADLDALDLTDSRFAVAFIDLDGFKAINDQFGHALGDSLLRGYGVWLSRVTKGLGQVYRMGGDEYLVLITNFPGQPEEFAAWAHERLQIPFVDGVTASIGIAWRHESPAVSDVVRLADQRMYQAKAERPLPPANAS
- a CDS encoding PAS domain-containing sensor histidine kinase produces the protein MQRSSTSPRFAVAAYDALNANIAILNAEGEILAVNRAWTNFARRYDGDSGVGQNYLRICDQTTGDDQAVAYTIAAGIRDTLANPDHLTEVEYPCALPSGVHYFLARVSGFEQDGESFAVVAHQDITRRKHAELEVRELNRHLEERVLERTQALSEREQQLQERNRELERIQAELEERNLELAQFTYVASHDLQEPLRILGMYNDLLQHRYGDHFDERGQTYLRHIAQQASRARQLVRDVLAFASISAQPGEEQVDMQALWEDIVPTLPWPHDAQVRCAPTPPVLGHAAQMRQLLNNLLGNSLKFRAERPLEVSLSVRELGEWAEFRLQDNGVGIAGPYTEKVFQMFQRSHALTPGNGIGLAVCRKIVERQGGTIHLESQEGAGTCVIFTLPLAPLHPAPDEAQDDAAALAAGSPSPKA
- a CDS encoding response regulator, encoding MTASSSAPFALLLVEDEPADAQIFTELLSDLAEQIEVHHVQHGQEALDFLNRAAPYQNAPRPELIVLDLNMPVMGGHEFLRRAKADEVLRSIPVMVLSTSEHPRDIQGAYHNYANGYLVKPGNITEYQELLEKVTAYWKGAVRLPLIQDLSL
- a CDS encoding NAD(P)H-dependent glycerol-3-phosphate dehydrogenase, coding for MSRPREGGPVVLGAGGWGSALAVTLAQTHPAVTLWARREALADELRRIRLNAAYLPGVALPSQVNVTSDLAAAVAEADFAFAVVPSVGMADLLSALPTSLGLVLCAKGLAPGGQRLSELAAERGFRQVAVLSGPNHAEEVGLGLPAATVIASRDEGFAHRVQQALMTPSLRVYTSRDVAGVELGGVLKNVVAVAAGLGDGLALGDNARASVITRGLREMARYLGAQGAQADTVYGLSGLGDLVATATSRHSRNRAAGEAIARGQAPERGGQVVEGLRTARFLAEWAEQHDFDLPIVQAVAAVSEGRLSPQDALRNLMQRQPRAEG
- a CDS encoding class I SAM-dependent DNA methyltransferase; its protein translation is MQHAPFTALARVYDAIMADIEYDAWAEFILSYAADAQLSPRSALDLACGTGNLTRHLRAQGLHVTGLDASAEMLRVAAERSAEIEWVQGDLRTFELGRTFELITCVFDSLNNLTAEGDLLRALRRMHAHLSPGGLLAFDVNTRLGVRELWEGDSIEGLEDLPGGAQVHYHWSHRYDAEQDLGAVQAFCRIIGGEDAGDEFVETHFERGYDPADLAAALEAAGFERWEIVEYPDYAPPEASTPRVWVFARRAPA
- a CDS encoding GNAT family N-acetyltransferase, which translates into the protein MRHDLTLSDGFYALRPLREDDIAPLQRLAADHPAEYAQMGTLPTTLDYYTGALEAADQQAFVCWAGPDLAGCTRYMEMRPSHRRLEIGSTWLAPRFMRTAANRAYKRLLLTHAFEELGLQRVEIKTDIVNVRSQTAILGLGAVKEGVLRKHMLRPDGSSRDTVMFSITDDEWPAVKARLGPR
- the mqnE gene encoding aminofutalosine synthase MqnE, translated to MIKTRDAHLAPVIAKVEAGERLTFAEGLRLFETPDVNALMRLANLVRERKHGDKTYFVHSMRLEFTNICYVGCTFCAFAAHKGEERAWDYDADAVVEQVRAKYEPGLTELHMSSGHHPNRPWSYYPEMVGKLKAAFPELQVKAFTAAEIEHLSKISKKPTLEVLRELQAAGLSAMPGGGAEIFADRVRKQVARNKVKAEKWIQIHREAHSLGMRTNATMLYGHIETLEERLDHMDRLRTLQDETGGFHAFIPLAFQPMGNSLAQNLGKTDYTTGLDDLRNLAVSRIYLDNFPHIKGYWVMIGSELTQVSLDWGVSDVDGTIVDEHIAHAAGATSPLGLSKERMIGMIQRAGRLPVLRDAYYNELEVYPAQVEAAD
- a CDS encoding nuclear transport factor 2 family protein, with the protein product MVDPAPDWPDDAGFELQGLEALYALDAVLKLDEAWNAAYQARDPEALAPLLADDWSGFFPDGLMVGKAELLAGMLTNPPAQLAFERQAAQLYGDTAITRGGLSADGVAVQGFLRVYARRGGRWQAVAVQVVP
- a CDS encoding menaquinone biosynthetic enzyme MqnA/MqnD family protein; its protein translation is MSYRAGWIHYTNVAPILDDLVLPPRVSAVTGVPTQMNAALLSGEVDIANISAVEFIRNAATLAALPDFSVSVLGPVYSVNLFHRVPWPDLKRVALTAQSATSVALLEVLLRGSGVPAVLERAEGTAQDLLAAGYDGVLRIGDSALREWYGVVGPLTEATTMTALPHTRGGVMVTDLAEKWFELTGHPFVFAVWAYRKDAPPPADLVQAMRVSRRRGIGALAQVAERHAEKLGLPARVVQHYLWNFRYHLEAPDRLGLREFAAKAVPDHAPLSFGAPPT